One window from the genome of [Limnothrix rosea] IAM M-220 encodes:
- the glpX gene encoding class II fructose-bisphosphatase, whose amino-acid sequence MDSTLGLEIIEVVEQAAIASSKWMGLGEKDTADAVAVEAMRERMNKIHMRGRIVIGEGERDEAPMLYIGEEVGICTQPGAEKVCTLDELIEIDIAVDPCEGTNLVANGQPGSMAVLAISEKGGLFHAPDFYMQKLAAPPAAKGKVDIRKSATENIKILGECLSRNPEELVIVVMDRPRHKDLIKEIRSTGARVRLISDGDVSAAICCAFEGTNIHALMGVGAAPEGVISAAAMRCLGGHFQGRLIYDPAEVNTPESEKWTKEGNAARLKEMGVEDPDKIYEANELASGEEVLFAGCGITPGTLMNGVRLFHGGARTQSLIISSQSMTARFVDTVHMWEEPQKIQLH is encoded by the coding sequence GTGGATAGCACCCTCGGTTTAGAAATTATTGAAGTAGTCGAACAAGCGGCGATCGCCTCTTCCAAATGGATGGGTTTGGGCGAAAAAGATACAGCCGATGCCGTTGCTGTAGAAGCAATGCGTGAGCGTATGAACAAAATTCATATGCGTGGTCGTATCGTCATTGGTGAAGGCGAGCGGGACGAAGCGCCGATGCTTTATATCGGAGAAGAAGTCGGTATCTGTACCCAGCCCGGAGCGGAGAAAGTCTGCACCCTTGACGAGCTGATCGAAATCGATATCGCCGTTGACCCCTGTGAAGGCACAAACCTTGTTGCTAACGGCCAACCCGGTTCTATGGCTGTACTTGCCATTTCTGAAAAAGGTGGATTGTTCCACGCGCCTGACTTTTACATGCAGAAACTTGCCGCTCCCCCAGCAGCAAAAGGCAAAGTCGATATTCGTAAATCTGCCACTGAAAATATCAAGATTTTAGGTGAGTGCCTCAGTCGTAACCCTGAAGAGCTCGTCATTGTTGTGATGGACCGCCCTCGCCACAAAGATCTCATTAAAGAAATTCGTTCTACTGGTGCCCGCGTTCGCCTCATTAGTGATGGCGATGTTTCCGCTGCAATTTGCTGTGCCTTTGAAGGGACTAACATCCACGCTCTTATGGGTGTTGGTGCTGCCCCTGAAGGGGTGATTTCCGCGGCGGCAATGCGCTGTCTCGGTGGTCATTTCCAAGGTCGTCTGATCTACGATCCTGCTGAAGTGAATACCCCTGAAAGTGAAAAGTGGACAAAGGAAGGTAACGCTGCTCGCCTCAAGGAAATGGGCGTTGAAGACCCTGACAAGATCTACGAAGCTAATGAGCTTGCTTCTGGTGAAGAGGTTCTCTTTGCTGGTTGTGGTATTACTCCCGGTACTTTGATGAATGGTGTTCGCCTATTCCATGGTGGTGCTCGTACCCAGTCCCTCATCATTTCTAGTCAGTCCATGACTGCTCGCTTTGTTGATACTGTCCACATGTGGGAAGAGCCCCAGAAGATTCAGCTTCACTAG
- a CDS encoding alpha/beta hydrolase — MKSSYLDSLSYQAVKTSSVEYLILMLHGWGANYNDLEPLAKVLGLPNCRFLFPNAPFEHFQMPVGRAWYALERQDFQGIEESRDRLNLWLQELPKLTGIPPERTAMVGFSQGGAMTLDVGLNFNFAALCSCSGYLHYDPAERTGNFPTTLLIHGNQDAIVPLAAAKKAETELGQVGVDVEYFEFAGGHEIPTAAMVALRDFLQRTLIMS; from the coding sequence ATGAAAAGTAGCTATCTCGATAGTTTGTCTTATCAAGCTGTAAAAACATCGTCGGTAGAATATCTGATATTGATGCTCCATGGTTGGGGCGCAAACTATAACGATTTGGAGCCATTGGCAAAGGTCTTAGGGTTACCAAATTGCCGTTTTTTATTTCCCAATGCGCCCTTCGAACATTTTCAAATGCCAGTAGGCCGGGCATGGTACGCCCTAGAGCGTCAAGATTTTCAGGGTATTGAAGAAAGTCGCGATCGCCTCAATCTGTGGCTGCAAGAATTACCCAAGCTAACGGGCATTCCGCCAGAACGCACCGCAATGGTGGGTTTTTCCCAGGGTGGTGCTATGACTTTAGATGTCGGTCTAAATTTTAACTTTGCAGCACTGTGTAGTTGTAGCGGTTATTTACATTATGATCCTGCCGAGCGTACGGGGAATTTTCCTACAACATTGCTTATTCACGGCAATCAAGATGCGATTGTGCCCCTTGCGGCAGCAAAGAAAGCAGAAACAGAGCTTGGTCAAGTCGGTGTTGATGTGGAATATTTTGAATTTGCTGGGGGTCACGAAATTCCAACGGCGGCAATGGTCGCACTGCGAGACTTTTTACAACGTACTTTAATAATGTCCTAA
- a CDS encoding glutamyl-tRNA reductase, producing MNIVVVGLSHKTAPVEIREKLSIQEAKMDEAIAHLKSYPHVEEIAVISTCNRLEIYAVVQETEQGVREICQFLAETGQLRLHQLRPYLFTLLHQDAIRHLMRVAAGLESLVLGEGQILAQVKNAHKLGQKHKGLGRLLDKMFKQSITAGKRVRSETNIGTGAVSISSAAVELAQMKVKDLATQKIAIVGAGKMSRLLVQHLLSKGAEDITIINRSERGAQQLAKKFPDANLQLELLPEMLNIAEQSDIMFTSTGATQPIIDKAKLEDLNLGKLMLIDISVPLNVAADVEELEQVQLFNVDALKEVVAQNQASRRKMAEEAELLLEDEVANYMSWWQSLETVPTISSLRSKVESIREQELEKALSRLGSEFEEKHQEVIETLTRGIVNKILHEPMVQLRAQKDIEARRVCMNSLQMLFNLETEEAV from the coding sequence ATGAATATTGTTGTTGTTGGTCTAAGTCATAAGACAGCTCCCGTCGAAATCCGCGAAAAGCTCAGTATTCAAGAAGCAAAAATGGACGAGGCGATCGCCCATCTAAAGTCCTATCCCCACGTCGAAGAGATTGCCGTGATTAGTACCTGTAATCGCCTTGAAATCTACGCCGTCGTTCAAGAAACAGAGCAAGGTGTACGGGAGATCTGTCAATTTTTAGCCGAGACCGGACAGCTCCGTTTACACCAATTACGTCCCTATCTTTTTACCCTCCTCCACCAAGACGCTATTCGCCACCTCATGCGCGTTGCGGCTGGCCTAGAAAGCCTTGTCCTCGGTGAAGGACAGATTTTGGCACAGGTAAAAAATGCCCACAAACTCGGTCAAAAACATAAAGGCCTAGGGCGATTACTCGACAAAATGTTTAAGCAGTCCATTACCGCCGGGAAACGGGTGCGTAGTGAGACCAATATCGGTACAGGCGCTGTGTCCATCAGCTCAGCTGCCGTGGAACTAGCCCAAATGAAAGTGAAAGATCTTGCGACGCAGAAAATCGCCATTGTTGGTGCTGGTAAAATGTCTCGTCTCCTCGTGCAACACCTTTTATCAAAAGGGGCAGAAGACATTACGATCATTAACCGTTCCGAGCGCGGCGCTCAGCAATTGGCGAAAAAATTTCCCGATGCGAATTTGCAACTAGAGTTACTGCCTGAAATGCTGAATATTGCGGAACAGTCTGACATCATGTTTACCAGTACTGGCGCTACTCAGCCCATTATCGACAAGGCAAAGCTAGAAGATCTTAATCTTGGCAAATTAATGTTAATCGATATTTCTGTGCCCCTAAATGTTGCCGCCGATGTTGAAGAATTAGAACAAGTTCAACTCTTTAATGTTGATGCCCTCAAGGAAGTTGTGGCACAAAACCAAGCATCGCGACGCAAGATGGCAGAAGAAGCAGAATTATTGCTAGAGGACGAAGTGGCTAACTACATGAGCTGGTGGCAATCCTTAGAAACTGTGCCGACCATTAGTTCATTACGGAGTAAAGTTGAGAGCATCCGCGAGCAGGAACTAGAAAAGGCCTTATCTCGCCTCGGTTCGGAGTTTGAAGAGAAGCACCAAGAGGTGATTGAAACTTTGACGCGCGGCATTGTGAATAAAATCCTCCACGAGCCGATGGTGCAACTGCGTGCCCAGAAGGATATTGAGGCACGTCGAGTTTGTATGAATTCGTTGCAAATGCTCTTTAATCTGGAAACGGAAGAAGCTGTTTAA
- the psbP gene encoding photosystem II reaction center PsbP translates to MLMASLKQGAKRAIATLLVLCCSLTLVACGNVVGSLQPYSSGTYGYEFLYPNGWIPVNVDSAKTGVDVVFRDLVEYSENLSVIISDVPADKSLEDLGTPTDVGYRFMQEANQNSDRQPDLIRADSRTDDSGQTYYILEYQVTLPNGQTRHDLATVAVKFGKLYTLNLSTLQDRWNDVESLFNTVIKSFKL, encoded by the coding sequence ATGTTAATGGCTAGTTTAAAACAGGGTGCAAAAAGGGCGATCGCCACATTACTGGTGTTGTGTTGTAGCTTAACGCTGGTGGCTTGCGGTAACGTTGTGGGCAGTTTACAGCCCTACTCTAGCGGGACATATGGCTATGAATTTCTTTATCCCAATGGCTGGATTCCTGTCAATGTCGATAGTGCAAAAACAGGTGTTGATGTCGTTTTTCGTGATCTCGTGGAATATTCCGAAAACCTAAGCGTCATTATCAGCGATGTGCCAGCCGATAAAAGTCTCGAAGATCTGGGGACACCAACAGATGTGGGCTATCGCTTTATGCAAGAAGCCAATCAAAATAGCGATCGCCAGCCCGACTTAATCCGAGCCGACAGCCGCACCGACGATAGCGGCCAGACCTACTATATCCTCGAATACCAAGTCACCCTACCCAACGGCCAAACCCGCCATGACCTTGCCACCGTTGCCGTCAAATTTGGCAAGCTCTACACCTTAAATCTTTCCACCCTGCAAGACCGCTGGAACGACGTTGAATCCCTCTTTAATACCGTCATCAAATCCTTCAAGCTCTGA
- a CDS encoding response regulator transcription factor translates to MPRILIIDDDPAIAELVAINLELAGYDVNRAEDGLKGQALAVQLQPDLVMLDLMLPKVDGFTVCQRIRRDERISDIPILMLTALGQTQDKVDGFNAGADDYLTKPFEVEEMLVRVRALLRRSDRIPQAAKHSEILNYGPLTLIPERFEVIWFDDTVKLTHLEFELLHCLLQRHGQTISPSEILKEVWGYDPSDDIETIRVHIRHLRTKLEPDPRHPKFIKTVYGAGYCLELPSRVIV, encoded by the coding sequence ATGCCTCGAATTTTAATTATTGATGATGATCCGGCGATCGCGGAATTGGTCGCGATTAATTTGGAATTAGCAGGATACGACGTAAACCGCGCTGAAGACGGTCTTAAGGGTCAAGCCTTGGCGGTACAACTACAGCCGGACCTCGTGATGTTGGATTTGATGTTGCCAAAAGTTGACGGGTTTACGGTGTGCCAAAGGATTCGTCGGGACGAACGTATTTCTGATATTCCCATTTTGATGTTGACTGCACTGGGGCAGACTCAGGATAAAGTCGATGGCTTTAATGCTGGCGCTGATGATTATTTAACCAAGCCCTTTGAAGTTGAGGAAATGCTGGTGAGGGTGCGGGCTTTACTACGTCGCAGTGATCGCATTCCCCAGGCGGCAAAACATAGCGAAATTTTAAACTATGGGCCGTTAACATTAATCCCAGAGCGCTTTGAAGTGATTTGGTTTGATGACACGGTAAAGCTCACCCATTTAGAATTTGAGCTGCTCCATTGTCTGTTGCAGCGCCATGGACAAACTATTTCTCCGAGCGAAATTTTAAAAGAGGTTTGGGGTTACGATCCCTCGGATGATATCGAAACGATTCGCGTCCACATCCGCCACCTCCGTACCAAGCTAGAACCGGATCCCCGCCATCCCAAATTCATAAAAACGGTTTATGGGGCTGGTTATTGTCTGGAGTTGCCGTCACGGGTCATCGTTTAA
- a CDS encoding Maf family protein yields MEFVLASASPARRRLLQGIGINPIVHVSNFDEDQIQERDPARLVEALAIAKATIVAEQRQNALILGCDSVLLVQGEICGKPESPEVAIARWQTMGGSYGVLYTGHALIDQTQQRTIVRHGVTTVHFAQIDDATIKAYVASGEPLQCAGCFALEGKGGLFIEKLDGCHSNVIGLSLPLLRKMLLELGHDVSKLWG; encoded by the coding sequence ATGGAATTTGTCCTTGCCTCAGCTTCCCCTGCACGTCGTCGTCTTTTGCAGGGTATTGGTATTAACCCCATCGTTCATGTCAGCAATTTTGATGAAGATCAAATTCAAGAACGTGATCCCGCTCGCCTTGTGGAGGCCTTAGCTATTGCTAAAGCGACGATCGTCGCCGAACAGCGGCAAAATGCCCTGATTTTGGGCTGTGACTCTGTATTACTGGTGCAGGGAGAGATTTGTGGGAAACCGGAATCTCCAGAGGTGGCGATCGCCCGTTGGCAGACAATGGGCGGTAGCTACGGCGTGCTCTATACCGGCCATGCACTGATCGATCAGACCCAACAACGAACAATCGTTCGTCATGGAGTGACAACAGTACATTTTGCCCAGATTGATGACGCTACCATTAAAGCCTACGTAGCCAGTGGCGAGCCCTTACAATGTGCTGGTTGTTTTGCCCTCGAAGGAAAAGGTGGCCTATTCATCGAGAAGCTCGATGGCTGTCACAGTAATGTGATTGGCTTGAGCTTGCCTTTGCTGCGCAAAATGCTTTTAGAACTCGGACATGATGTCAGTAAACTTTGGGGCTAA